The following is a genomic window from Bacillota bacterium.
ACTTTCTAAATTCTCCTAAATTGTGAATTGCAATTGGATTTTTAATAATTGTGTAATAGTCCAATATCTCTAGGCAAAATATTTCTGTTGTTACTTCGTGTTTTTTTACAATATCAAAAAAAGATTTAGCTAAATTTTGAACCATTAATTGTTTTGGAGATAAATTAATGGAAATAAAAACATCTTTTACTCTAAATTGTTTTTTCCAATTTACATATTGAGATACCACTTTTTCAAATCCCCACGTACCAAACCACGTAATGTCACCAGTTAAATCCATTACGTTTAAAAATTTTCCTGGTGGCAAGATTCCCATGGTAGGGTGATTCCACCTTAAGAGGGATTCTAATCCTATAATCTTTCCTGTCTTAATATCTACGATTGGTTGATAATAAAGTAAGAATTCATCATGAGAAATGGATTTTTTAATTTCTTGGTAGTAATTAATGTTGAATTGTTCTTTTTCAATTAAATCTTCTGAATAAAGGGCGAAACGATTTTTCCCTTCTTTTTTTGATACGTAGAGTGCTATTTCAGCATTTTTAATTAGTTGCGTTGCATTAATTCCATCATAAGGAAATACGACGATACCGATTGATGTCGTAATATTCTCCGCCACAGACTTTAAGGGTTCGCTTACCATCAACAATAATTCTTGTGCAGATCTTTGAATCACGTCATTGTCAATTTTGCCTGATAGATAGCAGATGAATATATCGTCTTCATAGTGTCCACAAATACTTGATTTTGATTGAGTTCTCTTTAATCGTTTTTCAATTTCTAAAATAATCTTATCTACTTCTTTTTGATCATACTTATCAACGATAAATCGAAAATTATCAAGATTCATAAAAAATAAAACACTAATCGCTCCTTCTTTTGTATGACGAATTTCTTGATCGATTAGTCCAACGATGTCTTTGCTTTTCTTACTTATAGTTTTTGATTCTGAAATTAATTTAGCTTGTTTGTTTGAAGCGTTTTCCCCTTCGTCTTGTTTTGTTTTTAAAAGTTTTCGATCATTCTTTTCTTTTTTAATTTCTTTCATTACATTTTTAAACAAAAAATACAAGACAAGGCATGTCATAAAAATTATGACGATAGCAGCAACTAATTCCCAGGTTTCTCCAGGGTATGTTGTATCTAACATGTTAAGTAATCTCACTTGTTTCACCTCTATTCATAATAATCTTTTGCGGCAAAAACATCAATCCGTTTCATTTTTGCGACCTTATAAAATTGGTCAATGTAATTGATGGTTTCATCGTATGTCAATGGTTTTGAAAACAAAAACCCTTGAAAAATATCTGTTGAGATTTGCTTTAAATATTCATACTGTTTTTTTGTTTCAATACCTTCAGCAACGACCTTCATGTCTAGGTTGTGGACAAGTTCCACAATCGTACCAATGATTGAATGATCTTTTTTCCCGCCAAAAATTCCATCCACAAATGATTTATCTATCTTTAAATTATCAAATGGGATTTTTCGCAAATAGGTAAGTGAAGCGTATCCCGTACCAAAATCGTCAAGTGCGATTTTAGCTCCAATCGCATGTAGATAATTAATGGTTTCTTCTAAATAAATCGTAGATTCTATTAAAACACCTTCGGTTATTTCTAATACCAAATAACGAGGGTTAATATTTGTTTCTCTAATAATTCGTTTCAATACATCAATGAAATTCTTTTGCAAAATTTGTACAGGGCTTACATTGACTGACATCACAAAATCTCTTTTAAACTTTTTTGCGAACTCAACTTGAGCTTGACAAGAACTTTCTAAAATCCAAGTTCCAATCGGAATAATTAATCGCGATTCCTCAGCATTTGCAATAAAGACTTGAGGGCTGATTTCGCCAAGAGTTGGCGATTTCCACCTTACTAGTGCTTCAAATCCGTAAATTTCATTTTTATTGTCTATTAATGGTTGGTACTTTAAATATAATTGATGTTTTTCAATAGCTACTGCTAGTTCATCACTAATTTGAGCGTGATAATTTACTTCTCTTGTTAATTGATCATTGTAAAAAATGTATTTCCCAAATCCAGCTTCTCTTGCTTTATATAACGCTGTATCACACTTCTTCATCAATTCAGACATGTTCTTACCATCTGATGGGAAGATAGAAATTCCTATATGTATTTTTACTTCTACTTTTATGTTTTTTATCTCAAATGGTTCTATAAAGCTTTCCAAAACTTTTAACACTTCTGTTTCAACGATTTCTAATGACTTAACTCCTTTAATTATGAAAACAAATTCATTTGAACTGTTACTCAATATATTTTCATTATTAGGTAGCGTTTTTTGAAGTCTTAACGCAATTGCTTTGATTAATTCATCGCCTATCATTTGACCTTTAGTTACGTTGATATCTTTCAGATTATCAACATCTAACAGACAAATTGCGACCTTTTCATTTGGTTTTAATATTTGTTCGTCAATTTCTGAATGAACGGACTTTCGGTTTTTAAGTCCAGTTAATGAATCATATAAATAACTTTGATATACTAAATCTACTTGTTTTCCAATTTCTTTAGACATAATATTTAAAGCATCCGCAACGTTTTTCAATTCGTTATTTTCTGAAATTTGAACGTCGATGTTATAATTTCCATTCTTAATTTCTTCAATCGAATGAAGAATGTCACTTACCGGGCTTAATGTTTTATTAATCTTTTTACTCAAAATGATTGCAACAAGAATCATAAGGATTAAAATGAACACCACTAAGAATAAAAAAATGATTTCTATTCCAATAAAAACTTCTTTTTCAACGAGAACAGCAACGGTCCATTTACAATCATCTAAATAAGAAAACGACACACTATAGTCTGTTCCGAAGATACTTAATTTTTGAACGTTATCTTGATTTTCAATGTTTTGAATTAACAATCCAAGTCCGTTTTCAGGGTATCCATAAGCTTGATCAAGAACAATAACTTCGGGTTCATCAAGCATTTGATAACCTGGAAGTGCTGCATCTGAATAGTGCAAAACAGTTAAAACTCCGTCTTTTTCAACAAAGATAGCAAGTGCTTTTTGAGAATCATTTGAGTAGTAATCGTATTCGTAAATTGCTGAGGAAATGGTTGATACCAAGACATCAATTCCAAGGTATCCAATCACTTCTTCTCCATTATACACTTTACTGACAAAAGTTAAAACATCTTCTGAAGATAA
Proteins encoded in this region:
- a CDS encoding phosphodiesterase — encoded protein: MRLLNMLDTTYPGETWELVAAIVIIFMTCLVLYFLFKNVMKEIKKEKNDRKLLKTKQDEGENASNKQAKLISESKTISKKSKDIVGLIDQEIRHTKEGAISVLFFMNLDNFRFIVDKYDQKEVDKIILEIEKRLKRTQSKSSICGHYEDDIFICYLSGKIDNDVIQRSAQELLLMVSEPLKSVAENITTSIGIVVFPYDGINATQLIKNAEIALYVSKKEGKNRFALYSEDLIEKEQFNINYYQEIKKSISHDEFLLYYQPIVDIKTGKIIGLESLLRWNHPTMGILPPGKFLNVMDLTGDITWFGTWGFEKVVSQYVNWKKQFRVKDVFISINLSPKQLMVQNLAKSFFDIVKKHEVTTEIFCLEILDYYTIIKNPIAIHNLGEFRKFGFRIAIDDLGDQFELVTDMDSIQATIIKISREDVLKIMNDFPESDQIQRVIQFAMKKQKIVIAEGIEDEIMIQKIADLDVRFLQGYFFSPPKSTEDVTQMLKKSPWDMNTFDKFYK
- a CDS encoding EAL domain-containing protein, whose protein sequence is MKRRKAKIQQNSLAKRIVSLTVFLDALFLVIIMAIISFVYIDSLTNSEIRNAELESNNAVTAIHAFIQDTTSDVFMLAEDEAVINYLTYLQTGSNPIITDTLDPNYLIYNEFILLLESVKDYSSEGVYDFLFVATDTNCSTGEDGCFVGTSGQISDDTWTLQQRPWFIELGQNDFVFTGPYIDSLSSEDVLTFVSKVYNGEEVIGYLGIDVLVSTISSAIYEYDYYSNDSQKALAIFVEKDGVLTVLHYSDAALPGYQMLDEPEVIVLDQAYGYPENGLGLLIQNIENQDNVQKLSIFGTDYSVSFSYLDDCKWTVAVLVEKEVFIGIEIIFLFLVVFILILMILVAIILSKKINKTLSPVSDILHSIEEIKNGNYNIDVQISENNELKNVADALNIMSKEIGKQVDLVYQSYLYDSLTGLKNRKSVHSEIDEQILKPNEKVAICLLDVDNLKDINVTKGQMIGDELIKAIALRLQKTLPNNENILSNSSNEFVFIIKGVKSLEIVETEVLKVLESFIEPFEIKNIKVEVKIHIGISIFPSDGKNMSELMKKCDTALYKAREAGFGKYIFYNDQLTREVNYHAQISDELAVAIEKHQLYLKYQPLIDNKNEIYGFEALVRWKSPTLGEISPQVFIANAEESRLIIPIGTWILESSCQAQVEFAKKFKRDFVMSVNVSPVQILQKNFIDVLKRIIRETNINPRYLVLEITEGVLIESTIYLEETINYLHAIGAKIALDDFGTGYASLTYLRKIPFDNLKIDKSFVDGIFGGKKDHSIIGTIVELVHNLDMKVVAEGIETKKQYEYLKQISTDIFQGFLFSKPLTYDETINYIDQFYKVAKMKRIDVFAAKDYYE